In one Procambarus clarkii isolate CNS0578487 chromosome 29, FALCON_Pclarkii_2.0, whole genome shotgun sequence genomic region, the following are encoded:
- the LOC123765158 gene encoding golgin subfamily A member 6-like protein 2 — MINSESDGLDCHSDDLGSHSDDLGSQSDDLGSQSDDLGSQSDDLGSHSDDLGSQSDDLGSQSDDLGSHSDDLGSQSDDLGSQSDDLGSQSDDLASQSDDLASQSDDLASQSDDLGSQSDDLGSQSDDLGSQSDDLASQSDDLGSQSDDLGSQSDDLGSQSDDLGSQSDDLGSQSDDLGSQSDDLGSQSDDLGSQSDDLGSQSDDLGSQSDDLGSQSDDLGSQSDKPRTIITRV; from the coding sequence ATGATCAACAGCGAATCAGACGGACTGGACTGCCACTCAGACGACCTGGGCAGCCACTCAGACGACCTGGGCAGCCAATCAGATGACCTGGGCAGCCAATCAGATGACCTGGGCAGCCAATCAGATGACCTGGGCAGCCACTCAGACGACCTGGGCAGCCAATCAGATGACCTGGGCAGCCAATCAGATGACCTGGGCAGCCACTCAGACGACCTGGGCAGCCAATCAGATGACCTGGGCAGCCAATCAGATGACCTGGGCAGCCAATCAGATGACCTGGCCAGCCAATCAGATGACCTGGCCAGCCAATCAGATGACCTGGCCAGCCAATCAGACGACCTGGGCAGCCAATCAGATGACCTGGGCAGCCAATCAGATGACCTGGGCAGCCAATCAGATGACCTGGCCAGCCAATCAGACGACCTGGGCAGCCAATCAGATGACCTGGGCAGCCAATCAGATGACCTGGGCAGCCAATCAGATGACCTGGGCAGCCAATCAGATGACCTGGGCAGCCAATCAGATGACCTGGGCAGCCAATCAGATGACCTGGGCAGCCAATCAGACGACCTGGGCAGCCAATCAGATGACCTGGGCAGCCAATCAGACGACCTGGGCAGCCAATCAGATGACCTGGGCAGCCAATCAGACGACCTGGGCAGCCAATCAGACAAACCAAGAACAATAATCACAAGAGTCTAA
- the LOC123765159 gene encoding uncharacterized protein, whose amino-acid sequence MAGSGRPWRALGDHGGLWETMAGSGRPWRALEDHGGLRKTMAGSERPWRALGDHGGLWETMAGSGRPWRALGDHGGLWETMAGSGRPWRALGDHGGLWETMAGSGRPWRALGDHGGLWETMAGSGRPWRALEDHGGLRKTMAGSGRPWRALGDHGGLWETMASSGRPWRALGDHGGLWETMAGSGRPWRALGDHGGLWETMAGSGRPWRALEDHGGLRKTMAGSGRPWRALGDHGGLWETMAGSGRPWRALGDHGGLWETMAGSGRPWRALGDHGGLWKTMAGLGRPWRALGDHGGLWETMAGSGRPWRALGDHGGLWETMAGSGRPWRALEDHGGLRKTMAGSGRPWRALGDHGGLWETMAGSGRPWRALGDHGGLSKTMAGSGRPWRALGDHGGLWETMAGAGRPWRALEDHGGLWETMAGSGRPWRALGDHGGLWETMAGSGRPWRALGDHGGLWETMAGSGRPWRALGDHGGLWETMAGSGRPWRALGDHGGLWETMAGSG is encoded by the coding sequence ATGGCGGGCTCTGGGAGACCATGGCGAGCTCTGGGAGACCATGGCGGGCTCTGGGAGACCATGGCGGGCTCTGGGAGACCATGGCGGGCTTTGGAAGACCATGGCGGGCTTAGGAAGACCATGGCGGGCTCTGAGAGACCATGGCGGGCTCTGGGAGACCATGGCGGGCTCTGGGAGACCATGGCGGGCTCTGGGAGACCATGGCGGGCTCTGGGAGACCATGGCGGGCTCTGGGAGACCATGGCGGGCTCTGGGAGACCATGGCGGGCTCTGGGAGACCATGGCGGGCTCTGGGAGACCATGGCGGGCTCTGGGAGACCATGGCGAGCTCTGGGAGACCATGGCGGGCTCTGGGAGACCATGGCGGGCTCTGGGAGACCATGGCGGGCTCTGGAAGACCATGGCGGGCTTAGGAAGACCATGGCGGGCTCTGGGAGACCATGGCGGGCTCTGGGAGACCATGGCGGGCTCTGGGAGACCATGGCGAGCTCTGGGAGACCATGGCGGGCTCTGGGAGACCATGGCGGGCTCTGGGAGACCATGGCGGGCTCTGGGAGACCATGGCGAGCTCTGGGAGACCATGGCGGGCTCTGGGAGACCATGGCGGGCTCTGGGAGACCATGGCGGGCTTTGGAAGACCATGGCGGGCTTAGGAAGACCATGGCGGGCTCTGGGAGACCATGGCGGGCTCTGGGAGACCATGGCGGGCTCTGGGAGACCATGGCGGGCTCTGGGAGACCATGGCGGGCTCTGGGAGACCATGGCGGGCTCTGGGAGACCATGGCGGGCTCTGGGAGACCATGGCGGGCTCTGGGAGACCATGGCGGGCTTTGGAAGACCATGGCGGGCTTAGGAAGACCATGGCGGGCTCTGGGAGACCATGGCGGGCTCTGGGAGACCATGGCGGGCTCTGGGAGACCATGGCGGGCTCTGGGAGACCATGGCGGGCTCTGGGAGACCATGGCGGGCTCTGGGAGACCATGGCGGGCTTTGGAAGACCATGGCGGGCTTAGGAAGACCATGGCGGGCTCTGGGAGACCATGGCGGGCTCTGGGAGACCATGGCGGGCTCTGGGAGACCATGGCGGGCTCTGGGAGACCATGGCGGGCTCTGGGAGACCATGGCGGGCTCTCGAAGACCATGGCGGGCTCTGGGAGACCATGGCGGGCTCTGGGAGACCATGGCGGGCTCTGGGAGACCATGGCGGGCGCTGGGAGACCATGGCGGGCTCTCGAAGACCATGGCGGGCTCTGGGAGACCATGGCGGGCTCTGGGAGACCATGGCGGGCTCTGGGAGACCATGGCGGGCTCTGGGAGACCATGGCGGGCTCTGGGAGACCATGGCGGGCTCTGGGAGACCATGGCGGGCTCTGGGAGACCATGGCGGGCTCTGGGAGACCATGGCGGGCTCTGGGAGACCATGGCGGGCTCTGGGAGACCATGGCGGGCTCTGGGAGACCATGGCGGGCTCTGGGAGACCATGGCGGGCTCTGGGAGACCATGGCGGGCTCTGGGTGA